A window of Tautonia plasticadhaerens contains these coding sequences:
- a CDS encoding RNA recognition motif domain-containing protein — protein MGKKLYVGNLTYGVSSSDLEQLFSQFGTVQSAQVIEDRETGRSKGFGFVEMDTEAEAQAAIDGLHDRDHDGRRLTVNEARPREDRGGGGGGYGGGRGRGGGGGYGGGGGYGGGGGYGGGYGGGGGQRY, from the coding sequence GTGGGCAAGAAACTCTACGTCGGCAACCTGACCTACGGGGTCAGCAGTTCGGACCTGGAGCAGTTGTTCTCGCAGTTCGGCACCGTCCAGAGCGCCCAGGTCATCGAGGACCGGGAGACGGGACGGAGCAAGGGCTTCGGGTTCGTCGAAATGGACACCGAGGCCGAGGCCCAGGCCGCCATCGACGGCCTGCACGACCGGGACCACGACGGGCGCCGCCTGACGGTCAACGAGGCCAGGCCCCGGGAAGACCGCGGCGGTGGTGGCGGCGGCTACGGCGGCGGTCGAGGCCGGGGCGGTGGCGGCGGCTACGGCGGCGGCGGCGGCTACGGCGGCGGCGGTGGGTACGGCGGCGGCTATGGTGGGGGCGGCGGCCAACGCTATTGA